From a single Canis lupus baileyi chromosome 14, mCanLup2.hap1, whole genome shotgun sequence genomic region:
- the ODAM gene encoding odontogenic ameloblast-associated protein, translating to MKTIILLGLLGATMSAPLIPQRLMSASNSNELLLNLNNAQLQPLPFQGPFNSWIPPFSGILQQQQQAQIPGLSQFSLSALDRFAALFPNQTPFPGRVSFAQGTQVGQQDPSQPQTPPQTQQSPNHVMPYVFSFKMPQEQAQMLQYYPVYMLLPWEQSQQTAPQSPPQTGQQQFEEQMPFYTQFGYVPVQVEPVMPGGQQQLALDPVLGTAPETVVMVRSRVIPYLRKEVINFKHANGGIFVPSTSQTPSTTNYFAPAIDPTITPELMEKKRKSYGSASDIILGHLIPRC from the exons atgaaaaccataattcTTCTTGGGCTACTAGGAGCCACAATGTCAGCCCCA ctTATCCCACAGCGCCTTATGTCTGCAAGCAACAGCAATGAG TTACTTCTGAATCTTAATAATGCTCAACTTCAGCCACTACCATTTCAG GGCCCATTTAACTCATGGATTCCTCCTTTCTCTGGGATTCTACAACAGCAGCAGCAAGCTCAAATTCCAGGGCTCTCGCAATTCTCTTTATCAGCTCTTGATCGGTTTGCTGCACTGTTCCCAAACCAAACACCTTTCCCAGGACGGGTTAGTTTTGCCCAAGGAACCCAGGTGGGACAGCAGGACCCCTCACAGCCTCAAACACCACCACAGACCCAGCAGAGCCCTAATCAT GTTATGCCCTATGTGTTCTCCTTCAAAATGCCTCAAGAACAAGCACAG ATGCTTCAGTACTATCCAGTCTACATGCTCCTACCCTGGGAGCAATCTCAACAAACAGCCCCACAGTCACCTCCACAAACAGGACAGCAGCAATTTGAGGAGCAG ATGCCATTCTATACTCAGTTTGGATATGTTCCAGTACAAGTAGAACCT GTTATGCCAGGAGGACAGCAGCAATTAGCCCTAGATCCCGTCCTAGGCACAGCTCCTGAAACTGTTGTAATGGTAAGATCCC GAGTGATACCATACTTACGAAAAGAAGTGATAAACTTTAAGCATGCCAATGGAGGAATTTTTGTTCCTTCAACCTCACAAACACCCAGCACTACAAATTATTTTGCTCCTGCTATTGACCCAACTATTACCCCAGAGTTGATGGAAAAGAAG agaaaaagttATGGCAGTGCCTCGGATATCATTTTAGGCCATTTGATTCCTCGATGCTAA